A genomic region of Methanothermobacter thermautotrophicus str. Delta H contains the following coding sequences:
- a CDS encoding phosphoglycolate phosphatase: MRAIAVDIDGTITDKKRRLSLEAVKALRGAEEAGVPVIMVTGNILCFAMATSVLIGASGGVVAENGGVLHINDEVRVLGDISKAEMAYSHLKGIYPVRKVQFSDLRVSEIALTRDVPADTVREALRDFDVEVYDTGFAIHLTDPSVNKGSSLEILLESMGIEMEDVMAIGDSENDLEFIEAAGFRVAVANADPELREMADYVTSAAHGEGVAEAVRRFMGW; encoded by the coding sequence ATGAGGGCCATTGCAGTTGACATCGACGGCACAATAACCGACAAAAAAAGGAGGCTGTCTCTGGAGGCTGTGAAGGCCCTCAGGGGTGCCGAGGAGGCAGGGGTGCCTGTTATAATGGTTACCGGTAACATCCTCTGCTTTGCTATGGCAACATCGGTCCTAATAGGGGCCAGCGGAGGGGTTGTAGCTGAAAATGGCGGTGTGCTGCACATCAATGATGAGGTGAGGGTCCTGGGTGATATAAGTAAGGCTGAGATGGCCTACAGTCACCTCAAAGGGATCTACCCTGTCCGGAAGGTCCAGTTCTCTGACCTCAGGGTGTCGGAGATAGCACTGACCAGGGATGTACCTGCAGATACTGTCAGGGAGGCGCTCAGGGATTTTGATGTTGAGGTCTATGATACCGGCTTTGCCATACACCTGACAGACCCCTCAGTGAATAAGGGTTCATCCCTGGAGATCCTGCTTGAATCCATGGGGATAGAGATGGAGGATGTCATGGCCATAGGTGACAGTGAAAATGACCTGGAATTCATTGAGGCTGCTGGATTCAGGGTTGCGGTTGCAAATGCAGACCCTGAACTGCGGGAGATGGCAGATTATGTGACCTCCGCAGCCCATGGAGAAGGGGTTGCAGAGGCGGTCAGGAGATTCATGGGGTGGTGA
- the hypD gene encoding hydrogenase formation protein HypD — MKNLSRELVSRIQEISRPVKIMHVCGSHEHTIMQHGVRSLLPEEVEVVAGPGCPVCCVPAREIDECIELARQGVTITTFGDMLRVPGSRGSLADARADGADVRIVYGVGNAVEIARKLDREVVFMAAGFETTAPTTASEILSGPPENFSVLSCHRLIPPALRFLIESGEVNLNALIEPGHVSTIIGMKPYEPFSRDYNIPQVIAGFNPLDILMAVYMILRQIDRGEAKVENEYKRAVKPEGNLKAQKVMDEVFKVTEREWRGFPVIPESVYEIRDEFSEFNAREKFDIEVEDTVDTPAGCICGAVLRGVARPEECKLFKNECTPTSPIGACMVSREGTCNIAYRYSSF, encoded by the coding sequence ATGAAGAATCTTTCAAGGGAACTGGTTTCAAGGATACAGGAGATATCACGTCCAGTTAAGATAATGCATGTATGCGGGTCACATGAGCACACAATAATGCAGCATGGTGTAAGGTCCCTCCTTCCTGAGGAGGTGGAGGTGGTCGCCGGGCCTGGCTGTCCGGTCTGCTGTGTCCCGGCAAGGGAAATCGACGAGTGCATTGAACTTGCAAGGCAGGGTGTCACCATAACAACCTTCGGTGACATGCTCCGGGTCCCGGGCTCCAGGGGATCCCTCGCGGATGCCAGGGCGGACGGTGCGGATGTCAGGATAGTCTACGGTGTGGGCAACGCAGTGGAGATAGCAAGGAAACTTGACCGGGAAGTCGTATTCATGGCAGCGGGATTTGAGACCACGGCGCCAACAACAGCCTCGGAGATACTCTCAGGACCACCTGAGAACTTCTCGGTTCTTTCATGCCACAGGCTCATACCACCCGCCCTCAGGTTTCTCATAGAGTCAGGTGAGGTGAACCTCAACGCCCTCATAGAACCAGGTCACGTGTCAACCATAATCGGCATGAAACCCTATGAGCCCTTCTCAAGGGACTACAACATACCACAGGTCATAGCGGGCTTCAACCCCCTGGATATACTCATGGCGGTCTACATGATACTCCGACAGATCGATAGGGGAGAGGCAAAGGTTGAGAACGAGTATAAGAGGGCCGTGAAACCCGAGGGTAACCTCAAGGCCCAGAAGGTGATGGATGAGGTCTTCAAGGTAACCGAGAGGGAGTGGAGGGGATTCCCGGTCATACCCGAATCAGTCTATGAGATAAGGGATGAGTTCTCTGAATTCAATGCCCGGGAGAAATTCGATATAGAGGTTGAAGATACGGTTGATACACCGGCGGGATGCATATGCGGTGCTGTATTGAGGGGTGTTGCAAGGCCGGAGGAATGCAAACTCTTCAAGAATGAGTGCACCCCCACCAGTCCCATCGGGGCATGCATGGTGTCAAGGGAGGGCACCTGTAACATAGCCTACCGGTACAGCTCATTCTAG